In a single window of the Candidatus Binatia bacterium genome:
- a CDS encoding (2Fe-2S)-binding protein yields the protein MMASLMSKPRGAQTIPVSFIVNGKAYELEVEPHELLLDVIRDRLGLTGAKRSCDVEVCGACTLLLDGRPVSACTLPAFEARGRQVQTIEGLAENGKLHPLQQAFIEHGGFQCGFCTPGMILAAKAMLEENPDPTEEQIKHFMHGNICRCTGYKKIIESILAAAKKMRAPLSAKRKS from the coding sequence ATGATGGCAAGCTTGATGTCCAAACCGCGCGGCGCTCAGACGATTCCGGTTTCTTTCATCGTCAACGGAAAAGCGTACGAGCTGGAAGTAGAGCCGCATGAATTATTGCTGGATGTGATACGAGACCGGTTGGGATTGACGGGCGCGAAGAGGTCCTGCGATGTCGAAGTCTGCGGCGCCTGCACCCTGCTCCTGGACGGCAGACCGGTCAGCGCGTGCACTTTGCCGGCGTTCGAGGCGAGGGGAAGGCAGGTCCAGACCATCGAGGGCCTGGCTGAAAACGGCAAGCTCCATCCGCTTCAGCAAGCGTTCATCGAGCACGGTGGATTTCAGTGCGGCTTTTGCACGCCGGGAATGATTCTGGCGGCGAAGGCGATGCTGGAAGAGAATCCGGACCCCACGGAGGAACAGATCAAACACTTCATGCACGGCAACATCTGCCGCTGCACGGGTTACAAAAAGATCATCGAATCGATTTTAGCCGCGGCCAAAAAGATGCGCGCGCCGCTGTCCGCGAAGCGTAAATCCTAG